One stretch of Vicia villosa cultivar HV-30 ecotype Madison, WI unplaced genomic scaffold, Vvil1.0 ctg.000774F_1_1, whole genome shotgun sequence DNA includes these proteins:
- the LOC131631095 gene encoding uncharacterized protein LOC131631095: protein MKGKVVAYFLIDHSVVAVPQNYVDFVPWKLYFDGSSHKNGTGIGGVIISPDVISAEFKYSIDRMCTNNEAEYEALITGLELLLELGERSVKIMGDSELVVKQVSKEYKCVKENLIMYFVIANKLIKRFDSTSIRHITRRENQEANDLAQKVSGNKKDEDEEPVQVRKKVRATVLSPSDFSIINLGAVDVENFEILTVDNGQENDWRKPLVEYLRNPTGSTYTKIKYRALDFVLMGNELFKKTAEGLLLKCLGESGAYLAVLNVHNGA from the coding sequence ATGAAAGGGAAAGTAGTAGCATACTTCCTTATCGACCATTCCGTGGTCGCCGTGCCTCAAAATTATGTCGACTTCGTACcctggaagttatatttcgatggatCCAGTCACAAAAATGGCACAGGGATAGGAGGAGTCATAATTTCTCCAGATGTAATTTCAGCTGAGTTCAAGTATTCAATAGATCGTATGTGTACCAACAATGAGGCAGAGTATGAAGCTTTGATAACCGGACTTGAACTGCTGCTAGAATTGGGGGAAAGGAGCGTCAAAATTATGGGAGATTCTGAGTTAGTGGTTAAGCAGGTCTCTAAGGAGTACAAATGCGTTAAAGAGAACTTAATCATGTACTTTGTAATTGCGAATAAGCTAATCAAGCGTTTCGACTCAACAAGTATTCGACACATAACCAGACGAGAgaatcaagaagctaatgatttAGCACAAAAGGTATCAGGAAACAAGAAAGATGAAGACGAGGAGCCTGTTCAAGTGAGGAAAAAGGTTCGAGCAACTGTGTTATCTCCCTCAGATTTCTCAATTATAAATTTAGGTGCAGTCGACGTCgagaattttgaaattttgactGTCGATAATGGACAAGAAAACGACTGGCGTAAACCGTTAGTAGAGTACTTACGTAACCCTACAGGTTCGACATATACGAAGATCAAATACAGAGCTCTTGATTTCGTTCTaatgggaaacgaattgttcaagaaaacagCTGAAGGATTATTGCTTAAGTGCCTAGGGGAAAGCGGAGCATATTTGGCCGTGTTGAACGTACACAATGGAGCCTGA